A window of Longimicrobiaceae bacterium genomic DNA:
GCCGGGCGCCGGGGCGGGCCCCGGCGGCGCGGGCGGGATCAACTTCGAGGACATCGGCGACATCGGGGGCCTGGGCGACCTGTTCGGCTCCATCTTCGACCTCGGGCGCCGGCGCGGGGGCGCGCGCCCGGGCGGGCCGCAGCGCGGCGAGAACGTGGAGTACGCGGTGGAGATCCCCTTCGAGGTGGCGGTGCGGGGCGGGAAGCTCCCCATCGTTGTCCCCATCACGGAGGACTGTCCCATCTGCCACGGCTCCGGCGCGCGCCCCGGGACCGACCTGACCACCTGTCCGGAGTGCAAGGGACGAGGGACCGTCACGTTCGGGCAGGGCGGCTTCGCGGTGAGCCGCCCCTGTCCGGCGTGCTACGGGAAGGGGCGGATCCCCACCGACCCGTGCCCCACCTGCGCGGGGCAGGGGCAGGTGCGCCAGCAGCGGCAGATCCAGGTGACCGTCCCCGCGGGGGTGGACACCGGCTCCAAGGTGCGCCTCCCGGGGCAGGGCGGGACGGGGGCGGCCGGCGGCACGCCGGGCGACCTGATCGTCACCTTCCGGGTGCAGCCGGACCACTT
This region includes:
- a CDS encoding DnaJ C-terminal domain-containing protein, whose amino-acid sequence is PGAGAGPGGAGGINFEDIGDIGGLGDLFGSIFDLGRRRGGARPGGPQRGENVEYAVEIPFEVAVRGGKLPIVVPITEDCPICHGSGARPGTDLTTCPECKGRGTVTFGQGGFAVSRPCPACYGKGRIPTDPCPTCAGQGQVRQQRQIQVTVPAGVDTGSKVRLPGQGGTGAAGGTPGDLIVTFRVQPDHFFTREGLDLLCTVPINLAQAALGSKMGVRTVDGKKVVLRIPPGTQSGTRFRIKGQGVRKGGEQGDQLVRVNVTVPEQLGEREQKLMEEFAEAAGLRY